From Actinomyces slackii, a single genomic window includes:
- a CDS encoding FecCD family ABC transporter permease, producing MSTARTGRCLLVLAALLVLVVVAAVASVAFGARVVSAAEVVGGLTGTSSEIGAIAVAERLPRTVTALVAGAALGLSGALMQAVTRNPIADPGILGINMGASLAIVIGMAFFGLGSLGHFLWLGIIGGMATAILVYAVGSMGPGGTTPVKLALAGVATTAAMSCAVSAILLPRAQGLSNFRFWQVGGLGRGSWQALATLAPLLILAGLVGLALAQSLNSLALGDEMAVGLGVNVAATRLTAAGAGVVLCATITALTGPIGFVGLMVPHAARMLTTSDHRWLLPLSALGGAGLLTLADVVGRVINRPGEVAVGIITAFVGAPVLIAIARSARVRAL from the coding sequence GTGAGCACCGCACGAACCGGCCGCTGCCTCCTGGTCCTGGCGGCCCTGCTGGTCCTGGTCGTCGTGGCCGCCGTGGCCTCGGTGGCCTTCGGGGCCCGGGTGGTCAGCGCCGCGGAGGTGGTCGGCGGGCTGACCGGCACCAGCTCCGAGATCGGGGCGATCGCCGTGGCCGAGCGCCTTCCGCGCACCGTCACGGCCCTGGTGGCCGGCGCCGCCCTGGGGCTGTCAGGCGCCCTCATGCAGGCGGTGACCCGCAACCCCATCGCCGATCCCGGGATCCTGGGGATCAACATGGGAGCCTCCCTGGCCATCGTCATCGGCATGGCCTTCTTCGGACTGGGCTCCCTCGGGCACTTCCTGTGGCTGGGCATCATCGGGGGCATGGCCACCGCGATCCTGGTCTACGCCGTGGGCTCCATGGGCCCGGGCGGAACCACCCCGGTCAAGCTCGCCCTGGCCGGAGTGGCGACGACGGCGGCCATGTCCTGCGCGGTCAGCGCCATCCTGCTGCCCCGGGCCCAGGGCCTGAGCAACTTCCGCTTCTGGCAGGTGGGAGGCCTGGGGCGCGGATCCTGGCAGGCCCTGGCGACCCTGGCGCCCCTGCTCATCCTGGCGGGCCTGGTGGGCCTGGCCCTGGCCCAGTCCCTGAACTCCCTGGCCCTGGGCGATGAGATGGCCGTGGGCCTGGGCGTGAACGTGGCCGCCACCCGCCTGACCGCGGCCGGTGCCGGCGTCGTCCTGTGCGCGACGATCACCGCCCTGACCGGGCCCATCGGATTCGTCGGGCTCATGGTCCCCCATGCGGCGCGCATGCTGACCACCTCCGACCACCGCTGGCTCCTGCCCCTGTCCGCCCTGGGCGGGGCCGGACTGCTGACCCTGGCCGACGTCGTCGGGCGCGTCATCAACCGGCCCGGTGAGGTGGCGGTGGGGATCATCACCGCCTTCGTGGGGGCCCCGGTGCTCATCGCGATCGCCCGCAGCGCCCGGGTGCGTGCCCTGTGA
- a CDS encoding amino acid permease — MPDSRPAPTGGVCDAEIPLPGEPRLQRRLSNRHIQLIAIGGAIGTGLFMGSGRTISLAGPGVLIVYALIGAIMFLVMRALGEVLLSNLEYKSFADVAHDLIGPWAGYMTGWTYYFSWLVTAVAEVIAITEYVSFWWPWLPLWVAPTVTVVVLLGLNLTTVRAFGEIEFWFSTIKILAILALVVVGIVMVSTGFILPAGSAAAGAQASVGNIWEGGFFPNGFGGFAAAFQIAVFAFVGTELVGTTAAEAKDPEVNLPKAINAIPVRIVVFYLGALMAIMAVIPWRSISPEGSPFVAMFSLAGLAVAAGVINFVVLTAAASSANSGIYSTSRMLFGLSWAGSAPRVFRHLTTRSVPGPALVVTCAALLSSIPLLYVSPSIFSAFTVVTAVASVLFIFVWGIIVVSYLRFRALRPERHKESAFRVPGGRAAAWTSLAFFAFVAWTLTLELETLLAVTITPLWFVVLGTSWLVHRRRG, encoded by the coding sequence ATGCCCGACAGTCGCCCTGCGCCTACCGGCGGTGTCTGCGACGCTGAGATCCCGCTGCCCGGAGAGCCCCGGCTCCAGCGCCGGCTGTCCAACCGCCACATCCAGCTCATCGCCATCGGCGGGGCGATCGGCACCGGCCTGTTCATGGGCTCGGGCCGGACCATCTCCCTGGCCGGCCCCGGCGTCCTCATCGTCTACGCGCTCATCGGGGCCATCATGTTCCTGGTCATGCGCGCCCTGGGCGAGGTGCTGCTGAGCAATCTGGAGTACAAGTCCTTCGCGGATGTGGCCCACGACCTCATCGGGCCCTGGGCCGGGTACATGACGGGCTGGACCTATTACTTCTCCTGGCTGGTCACCGCCGTGGCCGAGGTCATCGCTATCACCGAGTACGTGAGCTTCTGGTGGCCGTGGCTGCCGCTGTGGGTGGCGCCCACCGTCACCGTCGTCGTGCTCCTGGGACTGAACCTGACCACCGTGCGGGCCTTCGGGGAGATCGAGTTCTGGTTCTCCACCATCAAGATCCTGGCGATCCTGGCCCTGGTGGTGGTCGGCATCGTCATGGTGTCCACCGGCTTCATCCTGCCCGCGGGCAGCGCGGCCGCGGGCGCGCAGGCCTCGGTGGGCAACATCTGGGAGGGCGGCTTCTTCCCCAACGGATTCGGGGGCTTCGCCGCGGCCTTCCAGATCGCGGTCTTCGCCTTCGTGGGCACCGAGCTGGTGGGCACCACCGCCGCCGAGGCCAAGGACCCCGAGGTCAACCTGCCCAAGGCGATCAACGCGATCCCCGTGCGCATCGTCGTGTTCTACCTGGGGGCGCTCATGGCCATCATGGCGGTGATCCCCTGGCGCTCGATCAGCCCGGAGGGCAGCCCCTTCGTGGCCATGTTCTCCCTGGCGGGGCTGGCGGTGGCGGCCGGCGTCATCAACTTCGTCGTGCTCACGGCGGCGGCGTCCTCGGCCAACTCGGGGATCTACTCCACCTCGCGGATGCTCTTCGGACTGTCCTGGGCCGGCAGTGCCCCGCGGGTCTTCCGCCACCTGACCACCCGCTCCGTGCCGGGCCCCGCACTGGTGGTGACCTGCGCGGCGCTGCTGAGCTCGATCCCGCTGCTCTACGTCTCGCCCTCCATCTTCTCGGCCTTCACCGTGGTCACCGCGGTGGCCAGCGTTCTGTTCATCTTCGTGTGGGGGATCATCGTGGTCTCCTACCTGCGCTTCCGCGCGCTGAGGCCCGAGCGGCACAAGGAGTCCGCCTTCCGCGTGCCCGGTGGGCGGGCGGCGGCCTGGACGAGTCTGGCCTTCTTCGCCTTCGTGGCCTGGACGCTGACCCTGGAGCTGGAGACCCTCCTGGCCGTGACGATCACGCCCCTGTGGTTCGTGGTGCTGGGGACCTCCTGGCTGGTCCACCGCCGTCGTGGCTGA
- a CDS encoding AAA family ATPase — translation MTPVQRAGDIGALASELLQTLSGRLAAAPARLVVGLTGPPGAGKSTLAEQLEADLAERGLLAGTAPMDGFHLSNAVLDALGRHGRKGAPDTFDVEGYLALLDRVRTGADVLAPIYRRDLHEPVAAGSLISGPGVVITEGNYLALEDHGWHAARERIDLLIHLEVEPEELARRLVARHESFGKDRARAAHWVRTVDMPNARVVETGAHRCDEVWTVAPQR, via the coding sequence ATGACTCCCGTGCAACGCGCAGGCGATATCGGCGCCCTGGCCAGTGAACTGCTCCAAACCCTCTCCGGCCGCCTCGCCGCAGCCCCGGCGCGCCTCGTCGTCGGCCTGACCGGGCCGCCGGGAGCGGGCAAGTCCACCCTCGCCGAGCAGCTGGAGGCCGACCTGGCCGAGCGGGGCCTGCTGGCCGGCACCGCCCCCATGGACGGCTTCCACCTGTCCAACGCGGTGCTCGACGCCCTGGGCCGCCACGGGCGCAAGGGAGCCCCCGACACCTTCGACGTCGAGGGCTACCTGGCCCTCCTGGACCGGGTGCGCACCGGGGCCGATGTCCTCGCCCCCATCTACCGCCGGGACCTGCATGAGCCGGTGGCCGCCGGCAGCCTCATCAGCGGGCCGGGCGTCGTCATCACCGAGGGCAACTACCTGGCCCTGGAGGACCACGGCTGGCACGCCGCCCGCGAGCGCATCGACCTGCTCATCCACCTCGAGGTCGAGCCGGAGGAGCTGGCCCGGCGCCTGGTGGCCCGCCACGAGAGCTTCGGGAAGGACCGGGCCCGGGCCGCCCACTGGGTGCGCACGGTGGACATGCCCAATGCCCGGGTGGTGGAGACCGGCGCCCACCGCTGCGACGAGGTCTGGACGGTCGCGCCCCAGCGCTGA
- a CDS encoding iron-siderophore ABC transporter substrate-binding protein — MSISRKSFLTGAAALPAAALLAACGNPSGSAGGSGATTPVKHALGTAEVPESPTRIAAVNWLNHDVLLALGIMPVGFAKQTWGVEDDSGMLIWVKEKVDALVADGADRPTLFDETSGIDFEGVSSTKPEVIIATYSGLEQADYDKLAKIAPTVAYPSIPWGTPWRESITITATAIGKKAEGDALVTDMEKLVADTVAAHPQIKGKRSAFFYVDEQSGSIGFYTPVDPRTAFLADLGLPLPESIKAIAAKDSTTFAHEVSKENADQLSDLDLVVMYGKDEDLAGYQSNPLLSAIPAFKNGAVAFVGNGDSLSASANPSPLATPWGIEKYTALIAAAADKAA, encoded by the coding sequence GTGTCCATCTCCCGCAAGTCCTTCCTCACCGGTGCCGCCGCCCTGCCCGCCGCCGCCCTCCTGGCCGCCTGCGGCAACCCCTCCGGCTCCGCCGGCGGATCGGGTGCGACCACCCCGGTCAAGCACGCCCTGGGCACCGCGGAGGTCCCCGAGAGCCCCACCCGCATCGCCGCCGTCAACTGGCTCAACCACGATGTCCTGCTGGCCCTGGGCATCATGCCGGTGGGCTTCGCCAAGCAGACCTGGGGCGTGGAGGACGACTCGGGCATGCTCATCTGGGTCAAGGAGAAGGTCGACGCGCTCGTGGCCGACGGCGCCGACCGGCCCACGCTCTTCGATGAGACCTCCGGCATCGACTTCGAGGGCGTCAGCTCCACCAAGCCCGAGGTCATCATCGCCACCTACTCCGGGCTGGAGCAGGCCGACTACGACAAGCTCGCCAAGATCGCCCCCACCGTCGCCTACCCCTCCATCCCCTGGGGCACCCCCTGGCGCGAGTCGATCACCATCACGGCCACCGCCATCGGCAAGAAGGCCGAGGGAGACGCGCTCGTGACGGACATGGAGAAGCTCGTGGCCGACACCGTGGCCGCGCACCCCCAGATCAAGGGCAAGCGCTCGGCCTTCTTCTACGTCGATGAGCAGAGCGGATCGATCGGCTTCTACACACCCGTCGACCCCCGCACCGCCTTCCTGGCGGATCTGGGCCTGCCCCTGCCCGAGTCCATCAAGGCCATCGCCGCCAAGGACTCCACGACCTTCGCCCACGAGGTCTCCAAGGAGAACGCCGACCAGCTCTCCGACCTGGACCTGGTGGTCATGTACGGCAAGGATGAGGACCTGGCCGGCTACCAGTCCAATCCGCTGCTGTCCGCCATCCCCGCCTTCAAGAACGGCGCGGTGGCCTTCGTGGGCAATGGCGACTCCCTGTCGGCCTCGGCCAACCCCAGCCCACTGGCCACCCCCTGGGGCATCGAGAAGTACACCGCCCTCATCGCCGCCGCCGCCGACAAGGCCGCGTGA
- a CDS encoding sugar porter family MFS transporter yields the protein MSETSSASSTPSAPGVSRLNARVIGICIAAALGGFLFGFDTAVINGAVDALSDHYVLSPFLKGFAVSSALIGCALGAWFAGAIANRMGRVPVMLIAAVLFVVSAVGSGLAFHIVDFIAWRVIGGLGVGAASVIAPAYIAEVSPASVRGRLGSLQQLAIVTGIFTALLSDSWLAGIAGGAAETLWMGMPAWRWMFMAEAVPALVYGLFAFRLPESPRFLVARGNYDKASQVLYDFTGVVNVNLKIEEIRSTLDAEKRESFRDLRGPRMGLKPIVWVGILLSVFQQFVGINVIFYYSTTLWRTIGFEESDALTITVITSVTNIVVTIVAILLVDKVGRRPMLLVGSILMTVSLGLMALAFSFATVRGDEVTLDAPWAPIALVAANLFVVAFGATWGPLVWVLLGEMFPNRIRAGALAVAAAAQWVANFFISTTFPVFSDIGLTFAYGFYAACALLSLIFVFLKVPETKGKELEDMEELAV from the coding sequence ATGTCAGAGACCTCATCCGCCTCTTCAACCCCCTCGGCTCCAGGCGTGAGCCGGCTCAACGCCCGCGTCATCGGGATCTGCATCGCCGCAGCCCTGGGCGGCTTCCTCTTCGGCTTCGACACGGCGGTCATCAACGGTGCCGTCGACGCCCTGTCGGATCACTATGTCCTCAGCCCCTTCCTCAAGGGCTTCGCGGTCTCCTCGGCCCTCATCGGCTGCGCCCTGGGCGCCTGGTTCGCCGGGGCGATCGCCAACCGCATGGGACGCGTCCCGGTCATGCTCATCGCGGCAGTGCTCTTCGTGGTCTCCGCCGTGGGGTCCGGCCTGGCCTTCCACATCGTCGACTTCATCGCCTGGCGCGTCATCGGTGGTCTGGGCGTCGGTGCGGCCTCGGTCATCGCTCCCGCCTACATCGCCGAGGTGTCCCCGGCCTCGGTGCGGGGCCGCCTGGGATCCCTCCAGCAGTTGGCCATCGTCACCGGCATCTTCACCGCCCTGCTCTCCGACTCCTGGCTCGCCGGGATCGCGGGGGGCGCTGCGGAGACCCTGTGGATGGGCATGCCCGCCTGGCGATGGATGTTCATGGCCGAGGCCGTGCCGGCCCTCGTCTACGGCCTGTTCGCCTTCCGACTGCCCGAGTCCCCGCGCTTCCTCGTGGCCCGCGGCAACTATGACAAGGCCTCCCAGGTCCTCTACGACTTCACCGGCGTGGTCAACGTCAACCTCAAGATCGAGGAGATCCGCTCCACCCTCGATGCTGAGAAGCGCGAGTCCTTCCGCGATCTTCGCGGTCCGAGGATGGGCCTCAAGCCCATCGTGTGGGTGGGCATCCTGCTGTCGGTCTTCCAGCAGTTCGTGGGGATCAACGTCATCTTCTACTACTCCACCACCCTGTGGCGCACCATCGGCTTCGAGGAGTCCGATGCGCTGACCATCACGGTCATCACCTCGGTGACCAACATCGTGGTCACGATCGTGGCCATCCTCCTGGTGGACAAGGTTGGGCGCAGGCCCATGCTCCTCGTGGGCTCGATCCTCATGACCGTGTCCCTGGGGCTCATGGCCCTGGCATTCTCCTTTGCCACGGTTCGCGGCGACGAGGTCACCCTCGACGCCCCGTGGGCGCCGATCGCGCTGGTGGCCGCCAACCTGTTCGTCGTGGCCTTCGGCGCCACCTGGGGGCCGCTGGTGTGGGTGCTGCTCGGGGAGATGTTCCCCAACCGGATTCGCGCCGGCGCGCTGGCGGTGGCGGCCGCGGCTCAGTGGGTCGCCAATTTCTTCATCTCCACCACCTTCCCGGTCTTCTCCGACATCGGCCTGACCTTCGCCTACGGCTTCTACGCCGCATGCGCCCTGCTGTCCCTCATCTTCGTGTTCCTCAAGGTGCCCGAGACCAAGGGCAAGGAGCTCGAGGACATGGAGGAGCTCGCGGTGTGA
- a CDS encoding DUF2079 domain-containing protein, with product MKIRALKEYAPPAVVVAIGAWAMIAFSVAQWRTMQVPSWDLAIFSELAKAYSRFEAPIVPVKGDGYNLLGDHFHPILVLLGPIWRLFPTPLSLLIVQDLLLAASAWPLTRLACRLTNAWVGGALGLLYVLSWGLQGAVAAQFHEIAFAVPMLAFASVAFVERRWRAVAAWSAPLVLVKEDLGLTVMLIGLVIVLVARDQPRTRALGLSLAAFGLAAFIVTIMILLPALNPNGEWAYGLGSQDGQPITVVDLLTRPFIPPIKVQTTLILVATAGAVGLRSPWIVLAAPTLAWRFLGSVDFYWEWSNWHYNAVLMPIAVGALLDVVARAHCRGRWATEDEPALEPQADADPAPAMSPPRQGWLTVPLPLRRMVAVGLAVTFATGALTAPHLPLWAMTQKGFGVAQSRVDSARRVMDAIPEGATVESDLSLLAYLVPKAEVSWVGTSESDKEYVVIDRQAPSWGGGAPRDAATWAEEQSPTGASYTLILSLDGYQVARRDG from the coding sequence GTGAAGATTCGCGCCCTCAAGGAATACGCCCCGCCCGCCGTTGTCGTCGCGATCGGCGCGTGGGCGATGATCGCCTTCTCCGTGGCCCAGTGGCGCACGATGCAGGTGCCCAGTTGGGATCTGGCGATCTTCTCCGAGCTGGCCAAGGCCTATTCGCGATTCGAGGCGCCGATCGTGCCGGTCAAGGGGGATGGCTACAACCTCCTGGGCGATCACTTCCACCCCATCCTGGTCCTGCTGGGCCCCATCTGGCGCCTCTTCCCCACCCCGTTGAGCCTGCTGATCGTCCAGGACCTGCTCCTGGCGGCGTCGGCCTGGCCCCTGACCCGCCTGGCCTGCCGCCTGACCAATGCCTGGGTGGGGGGAGCCCTGGGCCTGCTCTACGTGCTGTCCTGGGGGCTGCAGGGAGCGGTGGCGGCCCAGTTCCATGAGATCGCCTTCGCGGTGCCCATGCTGGCCTTCGCCTCGGTGGCCTTCGTGGAGCGGCGCTGGCGGGCGGTGGCGGCGTGGTCGGCGCCCCTGGTCCTGGTCAAGGAGGACCTGGGGCTGACGGTGATGCTCATCGGGCTGGTCATCGTCCTGGTTGCCCGCGACCAGCCGCGCACGAGGGCGCTTGGCCTGTCCCTGGCGGCCTTCGGGCTGGCCGCCTTCATCGTGACCATCATGATTCTCCTGCCCGCCCTCAATCCCAACGGCGAGTGGGCCTACGGCCTGGGGTCGCAGGACGGGCAGCCCATCACCGTGGTCGACCTGCTCACGCGCCCGTTCATCCCGCCGATCAAGGTCCAGACGACGCTCATCCTGGTGGCCACGGCCGGTGCGGTGGGCCTGCGCTCGCCGTGGATCGTTCTGGCGGCCCCCACGCTGGCCTGGCGCTTCCTGGGCTCGGTCGACTTCTACTGGGAGTGGAGCAACTGGCATTACAACGCGGTGCTCATGCCGATCGCCGTGGGGGCGCTGCTCGACGTCGTCGCCCGGGCCCACTGCCGGGGGCGCTGGGCGACGGAGGATGAGCCGGCCCTAGAGCCGCAGGCGGATGCGGACCCCGCCCCGGCCATGTCGCCTCCGCGCCAGGGCTGGCTGACGGTGCCGCTGCCCCTGCGCCGGATGGTCGCCGTCGGCCTGGCGGTGACCTTCGCGACGGGGGCGCTGACCGCCCCGCATCTGCCGCTGTGGGCGATGACCCAGAAGGGCTTCGGCGTGGCGCAGTCCCGGGTGGACAGCGCCCGCAGGGTCATGGATGCGATCCCGGAGGGGGCGACGGTGGAGTCGGATCTGTCCCTGCTGGCCTACCTGGTCCCCAAGGCGGAGGTCTCCTGGGTGGGGACCAGCGAGTCGGACAAGGAGTACGTGGTCATCGACCGCCAGGCCCCCTCCTGGGGCGGCGGCGCCCCCCGGGACGCGGCGACCTGGGCCGAGGAGCAGTCCCCCACGGGCGCCTCCTACACCCTCATCCTGTCCCTGGACGGCTACCAGGTGGCGCGTCGCGATGGCTGA
- a CDS encoding FecCD family ABC transporter permease, which produces MSAVDSLGQPAPGFTTAGRARRERRFALVVVGLALVVAGLWWAMILIGQTPYTASEALAVISGHQVPGASFDIGEIRLPRALVGLLSGMALGMAGTTCQTMLRNQLASPDIIGITSGASASAVFAILVLGWSGLGLNILAVICGITTALVIYLLSGSGRAQGGRLILIGIGISSMFTSVTSYLQIKANVYDVPKAMRWLSGSLSEAEWAQVPILATALALGGGALLVVARDLRPLTLGEEAATGLGVSVWRTRLVLIIMMVALSAFATAATGPIAFVSFLAGPLAARLVGRTDRTLLVPAALMGAAIVLGGDLVGQNLMPAKLPVGVVTGMVGAPYLISQLLRLNRQGASA; this is translated from the coding sequence GTGAGCGCCGTCGACTCCCTGGGCCAGCCGGCCCCCGGCTTCACCACGGCGGGACGAGCGCGCCGCGAGCGCCGCTTCGCCCTGGTCGTGGTGGGCCTGGCCCTGGTGGTGGCCGGCCTGTGGTGGGCGATGATCCTCATCGGCCAGACCCCCTACACCGCCTCGGAGGCACTGGCCGTCATCTCCGGCCACCAGGTGCCCGGCGCCTCCTTCGACATCGGGGAGATCCGCCTGCCGCGCGCCCTGGTGGGGCTCCTGTCGGGCATGGCCCTGGGAATGGCCGGCACCACCTGTCAGACCATGCTGCGCAACCAGCTGGCCAGCCCCGACATCATCGGCATCACCTCGGGTGCCTCGGCCTCGGCGGTCTTCGCCATCCTGGTCCTGGGGTGGTCGGGCCTGGGGCTCAACATCCTGGCGGTGATCTGCGGCATCACCACCGCCCTGGTCATCTACCTGCTCTCCGGCTCGGGCCGCGCCCAGGGCGGGCGCCTGATCCTCATCGGCATCGGCATCTCCTCGATGTTCACCTCGGTGACCTCCTACCTGCAGATCAAGGCCAATGTCTACGACGTCCCCAAGGCCATGCGCTGGCTGTCGGGATCGCTGTCGGAGGCCGAATGGGCGCAGGTCCCCATCCTGGCCACCGCGCTGGCACTGGGCGGCGGGGCCCTGCTGGTGGTCGCCCGGGACCTGCGGCCCCTGACCCTGGGCGAGGAGGCGGCCACGGGCCTGGGGGTGTCCGTGTGGAGGACGCGCCTGGTGCTCATCATCATGATGGTGGCGCTATCGGCCTTCGCCACGGCCGCCACCGGGCCGATCGCCTTCGTGTCCTTCCTGGCCGGCCCCCTGGCGGCCCGGCTGGTGGGCCGCACCGACCGGACCCTGCTGGTGCCCGCCGCCCTCATGGGGGCCGCGATCGTCCTGGGCGGTGACCTGGTGGGTCAGAACCTCATGCCCGCCAAGCTGCCGGTGGGCGTAGTCACCGGGATGGTGGGCGCCCCCTACCTCATCAGCCAGCTTCTGCGACTCAACCGACAGGGAGCCTCCGCATGA
- a CDS encoding ABC transporter ATP-binding protein has protein sequence MTTTGLTTRALRSGYGKRVVVDGVETTIPDGRITVIVGANACGKSTLLKTMARILAPMEGDVLLGGTPVGDIPTKALARRLGLLPQQPIAPEGIAVADLVGRGRHPHQSLLSSLSIGGAEDRRIIEESLVATGTADLADRSIEELSGGQRQRVWIAMALAQRTDVLLLDEPTTFLDLAHQVEVLDLLTDLNRQRGTTIVMVLHDINLAARYADHMIAMKKGRVVASGEPAAIVDAELVGEVFGLKARVITDPVSSTPLVLPQGRHHAGDRPAGGRP, from the coding sequence ATGACCACCACCGGGCTGACCACCAGGGCCCTGCGCTCGGGATACGGCAAGCGCGTCGTCGTCGACGGGGTGGAGACGACCATCCCCGACGGGCGCATCACCGTCATCGTGGGCGCCAACGCCTGCGGCAAGTCGACACTACTCAAGACCATGGCGCGCATCCTGGCCCCGATGGAGGGCGATGTCCTGCTCGGGGGAACCCCGGTGGGGGACATCCCCACCAAGGCGCTGGCCCGGCGCCTGGGGCTGCTCCCCCAGCAGCCCATCGCCCCCGAGGGCATCGCCGTGGCGGACCTGGTGGGCCGCGGCCGCCACCCCCACCAGTCCCTGCTGTCCTCCCTGAGCATCGGCGGGGCCGAGGACCGTCGCATCATCGAGGAGTCCCTGGTGGCCACCGGCACCGCCGATCTGGCCGACCGCAGCATCGAGGAGCTCTCCGGGGGCCAGCGCCAGCGCGTGTGGATCGCCATGGCCCTGGCCCAGCGCACGGATGTGCTGCTGCTGGATGAGCCCACCACCTTCCTGGACCTGGCCCACCAGGTCGAGGTCCTCGACCTGCTGACCGACCTCAACCGGCAGCGGGGCACCACCATCGTCATGGTCCTGCATGACATCAACCTGGCGGCCCGCTACGCCGACCACATGATCGCCATGAAGAAGGGCCGAGTGGTGGCCAGCGGGGAGCCGGCCGCGATCGTGGACGCCGAGCTGGTCGGCGAGGTCTTCGGCCTCAAGGCCCGGGTCATCACCGACCCGGTCTCCTCCACTCCCCTCGTCCTGCCCCAGGGACGGCATCATGCGGGAGACCGGCCAGCGGGAGGCCGGCCATGA
- a CDS encoding ROK family glucokinase — protein MALSIGVDVGGTKIAAGVVDDDGAVLKTIRRDSPATSQQAIIETIISVASSLKADFPEAETVGIGAAGFVSSDRSTIAHGTNLDWTGLDLGEAISQGVGLPVVVENDANAFGWAEVRFGAARGKANALIVAIGTGLGGAIVVDGRLVRGAAGFAAEIGHINVVPDGRPCGCGQRGCLERYSAGTALGVNGWELARFRPDYAARIIELSGGDSNSISGKAVTAAAREGDPAALECYAQLTHWLAIGLADLCAVLDPEVIVIAGGLAEAGDILLEPTREAFTRFLTAGRARPAIPIVLAEGGQAAGLVGAADLARQA, from the coding sequence ATGGCACTGAGCATCGGCGTGGACGTTGGCGGGACCAAGATCGCGGCGGGGGTCGTCGATGACGACGGCGCGGTCCTGAAGACCATTCGGCGCGACTCCCCGGCCACGAGTCAGCAGGCGATCATCGAGACCATCATCTCCGTGGCCAGCAGTCTCAAGGCGGACTTCCCCGAGGCGGAGACCGTGGGGATTGGCGCCGCGGGCTTCGTCTCCTCGGACCGCTCGACGATCGCCCACGGCACCAACCTGGACTGGACGGGCCTGGACCTGGGGGAGGCGATCTCCCAGGGGGTGGGCCTGCCCGTGGTGGTGGAGAACGATGCCAACGCCTTCGGCTGGGCCGAGGTGCGATTCGGCGCCGCCCGCGGCAAGGCCAATGCCCTCATCGTGGCCATCGGCACGGGACTGGGCGGCGCGATCGTCGTCGACGGGCGCCTGGTGCGCGGCGCGGCCGGATTCGCCGCTGAGATCGGCCATATCAATGTGGTTCCCGACGGCCGGCCCTGCGGCTGCGGCCAGCGCGGCTGCTTGGAGCGCTACAGCGCCGGAACGGCCCTGGGCGTCAACGGCTGGGAGCTGGCCCGCTTCCGCCCCGACTACGCCGCGCGCATCATCGAGCTCTCAGGGGGAGACTCCAACTCCATCTCCGGCAAGGCGGTCACCGCCGCCGCCCGCGAGGGGGACCCGGCGGCCCTGGAGTGCTACGCCCAGCTCACCCACTGGCTGGCCATCGGCCTGGCCGACCTGTGCGCCGTCCTGGACCCCGAGGTCATCGTCATCGCCGGGGGCCTGGCCGAGGCCGGCGACATCCTCCTGGAGCCCACGCGCGAGGCCTTCACCCGGTTCCTCACCGCCGGCCGGGCCCGCCCCGCCATCCCGATCGTCCTGGCCGAGGGCGGCCAGGCCGCCGGCCTCGTGGGCGCCGCCGACCTGGCCCGCCAGGCCTGA